In the genome of Hevea brasiliensis isolate MT/VB/25A 57/8 chromosome 14, ASM3005281v1, whole genome shotgun sequence, the window CTCAAGTCTTAACCCAGCCTTCATCTGCGACTCAGTCCCTTCCTTTGACAttttttagcctctcaaaaccgACATTTCTATATGAAGTATTGCCTCAGAACAATCTCCTCTTGAAAAAAAGGAAACTatacacctctctctctctcggttTTCGTGTTCAATTTCATCTTTTGTTAAAAACCCATTGTCTCTCCCCTTCCAAGATAGAAGAAAACAGAAAACAAAGAAAGCAGCTTGGCTCAAAGCACTTTGAGATCTGTCTGTTTTTGTTCGTTCTTGCTTTTGGTTTCTTTGAGTTGTTAAATTCTACTTCCTGGATTCTTGCTCTGGTTCTTGAATCTTTGGAAGATTTCAAGTTGTGGTTCAAGTTCAATCAAAATGGGAAGCAAATGGAGAAAAGCAAAATTAGCTTTGGGTTTAAATCTTTGTGCGTATGCACCAAGAACTCTAGAGGACTTACCACCACCTGCAAGTGAGAGACTATCTGATGCTGCTTTGCTTTCACCTGCAAACTGGGACTCAAGGCCAATGACACCTACACCATCTTCACACGGTCTGAGGTTGTCCAAGAGTGGAAGCAAATCATCAAaggttcgtttttttttttttttttctcatttttataCGTATTCTTAGCTGAAAATACTTCTATTTTAGTGTTTTGCTTCTGGGTTTTTCATGGGTTTTATTAATTCTGAATTGAGATTGAGGTCAAGAAAGGGAAATGGATTCTCGGATGTTCGGTTTTTTATGTTCTGCCTTTTGTGGTTCATGGGTATTGGTAGTTCTGAGCGGTGATATGCTTGGTAGTTTTGATATTGGATTTATATTGATCGATTTTCTCAGTTTTTCGTGTTACCCTTGGATGAGTTTGGTGGTTTTGAATCTTGCTCTGTTCAGCCGCtagattttattttcctttttcctctaattttttttattcctgTGGTAGGTAGGGTTGATAAAGGAAATGAAGTtctgtaatttttattttttgggtTCAGAGAATTAAAGAATTGTACTCAGCTGAACTGAGTTAAATGTTTTATGCTTCCTTATTGATTATGTTATTACCAGAGCTTGTATGTAATTTTGGGTGATGGGCATTCTAGTTCCCTGTTGGCTATTGGCTGTTGGGTCTTTAATTGCTGATGAAGAGGGGAGAAACGGTTACGGTAGCCAAGTTGTTGTATTTCTATTAATAAAGGTCTTTAATTTACTTTTAATATCTCCTTTCCTGGATTTAAATTTACTTTTCCGATTCCTACATCTTCAGCTAACAAAAGGATCTTTGGATTTATAGGAACATTTATCTTCTTTGTATTTTTCTTAGACATGGACGGTTGAAAGAGCATagaaatttctttctttattttttcttctAGCCACTTTATTTAATCCTTGGCCAGAGATTTGGTAGGAAGTTAAATGATCTTGTAGCGACTTTGGTTGCTGTTGATTTCAATTTccagattttaaaattattatatagaaTTCTTTATTTACTCTTAAATCTGAATATGCCTTCATAATTTTGCTTGAATACCCTCTTtaggcagagagagagagagaaaaaataaataaataaaaacaatgAACCGTAGAATTGAATGGTTGATATATGTTCTTTAGTCTAATATTTTAATGGCAGTTTTGGCAGTTTTTGAGTAGTACGTGAAATTATTGAGCTGCTTGGCTGATGTCATGTTGCTTCCCACTCTTTGACTTTGTGGGGTTAATAAATATGTCCCTCTCTGAACCATTTTCATTTGCCTTAACAGTAAAAGAAAACTACAGGTTTCCTCTTTCCTTTTCCTCTTTCCCTTGGAGGGAAGAAAAGCAGCTTCTGTGGTGGCTGAAACTGTGTGGATGTTTGATTGCAAGCTTTCTAGGTGTGAAACTTcatcaaagaaataaaagaaaagaaaagaaaagaaaagaaacatcATAAAGCAGCATAAAATTTCCCTTTCTTTGATTATATAGGTTTTGCATTGAGGGGTCTGGTTCATCTGCATCATAAAATAATTGTTTGATAACCTTTCAAAAGTCACACTCTTATTTTCCAATCCACATTATCTAGTGTGCCCCATATGTTGGATACCTAACGTTTACTTCTTTCAAGCTTAATACTGATCCTTTATCCTAGTCTGGTGGCCTGGCCCAGAGCCTCAAAGCTATTCAGGCAGACAGCTTATTCTGCTGTGATTATTGCTGTCTGACCAAGTTGAAATAATACCATGAGACAACTAGTTTATTGTCATCTTCTGAAGGGAGACACAGAGGGTTTGGTAGGAGTGAGGTGGCGTAATAGAAACACATGCTAATTTTGTAACCATTGGAAATTGCCTACAAAATTATTCTGTACTGCCCTAGCTGGCCCAGGACTTGCACTATTATGGTGCTTGTAAATTGTGATGCTCTTAATTTATGATAGATGCTGGGGAAATATAATAAGCTGATTAAAAATTAGTGGTGGATTGAAGGTAAGTAAGCCTACACCATGATCTTCATCTGCTTTGTTTTCTAGATTATGATATGAGAACTAGTTTTTTAAATTTATGCTCGCTAATGCAGCTACTCACCAATTTATACAAAAATTCTTGgagattcatctaaaactaactaTCAATTACAGATTAGATGATGTTTTTATCAAGTGTTTGTTTATTCTGCCTTGTGGTTAGAATCTTTTGATTGGGCTAGTAAATTCATCTTTACATGCTTGTGGCTGTGGATTGAGTGCTTCATTAATGTAGCTTGTCCTGTGATATTGGTAATTTCATACTAGCTTAATGTTGTCATTGGCTTTTAGTACAATACCACTGAGCTTTTCAGTTATCAAATACTAAATTTGATTAATAGGTAATAGGTTTGTAAAACAAAAGTGCTGCCTACCAATAAAAGAAGTTTCTAGGACATGATGTACTGATTTTCTCTGGATTTATTGTATGTCAATTCTTTTACAAGAAGAATGTTTTCTATGCGATTTTTGGTGTATCATGCAGATCTGAATGCTTATGTTTGGAAGTGTTCAATGTTCTCCTTATCAATGATGCTAATAATCCTGAATATATAGTGAGAATATTTTACCTTTAAATTTTATACTGATGTTTATTCCTTTttggctcttttttttttttttttttttttttcgcacTTTCAGCAAACCTGCTCAATATGCCTGACCATGATGAAACAAGGAGGCGGCCATGCTATTTTTACTGCAGAGTGCTCACATTCCTTCCATTTCCATTGCATTGCTTCAAATGTAAAACATGGAAACCAAATTTGTCCAGTTTGCCGAGCAAAATGGAAAGAAATCCCCTTGCAGGCTCCCAGTTTGGACCCTTTGCCTGCTAGAGCATCCATCAATGCACTAGGTTGGCCTCAAAATGATGCTTTGATGACTGTCGTCCGAAGGTTACCTCCTCGTCGAGATCTGAATCGAAGGCACATTGTCCCATTACTTCAGGCTCCTGAGCCAAGTGTATTTGACGATGATGAATCATTAGATCTCCAACCTGTTTTTGCTGATAGGAGTTCTGGCAATAATAAAAATGCTGCAGATCACAATTCTGCTAGAACTATAGAGATCAAGAAGTATCCAGAAGTTTCAGCTGCATCGCGATCCAAGTCATATGATAACTTCACTGTCTTGGTCAATCTTAAAGCTGCTGCTACAATTATAAGACAGGATCCTAGAAGAAACCAGGCTAGCTTGCCTCAAATCTCGCAAGCTCCTCGTGCCCCAGTTGACCTAGTCACAGTGCTTGACATCAGTGGTAGCATGGCAGGTACAAAGCTAGCATTGCTAAAACGAGCCATGGGGTTCGTAATACAGAACCTTGGCTCCAATGACAGGCTCTCAGTTATCGCCTTTTCTTCCACTGCCCGCCGCCTCTTCCCCCTCCGTCGAATGTCTGATACGGGCCGTCAGCATGCACTTCAAGCTGTCAATTCTTTGGTTGCAAATGGTGGAACTAATATTGCTGAAGGCCTGAGAAAGGGAGCGAAAGTAATGGAAGACCGAAGGGAAAAGAATCCTGTGGCAAGTATAATACTGCTATCAGATGGGCAGGATACTTATACTGTCAGTGGTTCTGGTGGTAACCAACCTCAGCCAAATTACTCGTTGCTCCTCCCTCTGTCTATTCATGGCAGTGAAACTGCAGGGTTTCAGATTCCAGTGCATACTTTTGGCTTTGGTGCAGACCATGATGCTTCATCAATGCATTCAATTTCAGAAATTTCAGGAGGCACCTTTTCTTTCATTGAGACTGAAGCTGTAATACAGGATGCATTTGCACAATGCATTGGGGGACTTTTAAGCGTTGTGGTGCAGGAGCTGCAGGTGGCAGTGGAGTGTGTGCACCCAAGTATCCACCTTGTCTCACTGAAAGCAGGAAGTTACCCAAGTCGTGTGATGGCTGATGCACGTACAGGGTTTATTGATGTCGGAGATCTTTATGCTGATGAAGAGAGGGATTTTCTGGTTTCAGTCAATGTCCCAGCTGTCTCTTCTGGAAATCAAACACCACTAATAAAGGTGAGATGTGTTTACAAGGATCCTTTAACTAAAGAAATCAAAACATTAGAAACTGAAGAACTTAGGCTTGAGAGGCCTGAAACATCTGAAGAAGGAGCATTGTCAATTGAAGTCGACAGGCAACGCAACAGACTTCAAGCAGCTGAGGCAATGTCACAGGCAAAAACTGCAGCTGAGCAGGGAGATCTGGCTGGTGCAGTTTCTATCCTTGAAAAGTTCAGAAGGGTGTTGTCAGAAACTATATCAGCTAAATCCCATGATCGATTATGCATTGCATTAGATGCAGAGCTCAAGGAGATGCAAGAGAGGATGGCAAGTAGGCATGTGTATGAAGCATCTGGTAGAGCTTATATTCTTTCAGGTCTGAGCTCACATTCATGGCAAAGAGCAACAGCAAGAGGAGACTCAACTGATGGTTCAAGTCTTGTTCAGGCTTATCAAACCCCATCAATGACTGAGATGCTTACTCGATCTCAGGCTATGTTACTTGGTAGTCCATCAGCTCAGAGGCTTGTCCAGCCATATTGGTCATTTGGATCACAGCCAAATCCAAGGTGACTTCGTATAATCTGGGCAATGGGCATACTTGCTTATTTCAGTAACCACCCCAACCCCCGCCAGCTCCCCCCCCCCCACCCAactcttcctttttctttgaaatattATTTGGGGTAAACAGGagagataagaagaaagttgTTTTGACAGTGATTTTGATCGTTTCACGTGTGTAAATGAATAAAAACTGGGAAAGGGGTGAAGGGATATATTTGAAGGTAGAAAAGGAACACTAGATTCAAGAGTTCTGTTCCATTTGTTTGTGTTGCGGGGGATGATGTACATAATGAGAAATGGTATTTTTCTTTGGGAGAAATGGGCATAAGTTTGTAATTGTGGAGATGGTTGGGGTGAAGTTTTTGCCTAATATAGTCTACCTGCTCTCAATTCTTTTGCAGGATTATGCTATTTTTGGCCATGTTGAATCAAGAGTTGCTTCTCTTCTTGCTTCTTTCTCTCATGCCTGTGCATATATCATGCATATGTATTGACAGTAGCATGTGCGTAACATTTGATCATTTGGTTCTCCATTTGAACAAGAAAATGGATTGTACATCTCCATTTCTTTgcatgaaagtgggtaaagaaaTAAAAGAGAGAGGATAATGATTTATTCTGTTTCTCTGATTGGATTCTTGTACAATGAATGAAGCTATAAAGAACCATTGTTATTGCTTTATGGCCAAGTTTCACTGTTAGTGGCCATAATGTTGCCATATCTACTAATTTGAGAGAATTCAGTTTAAGAGTGCGAAAGGgctcaatttgcattaaaatttcgcCATTTATTTGCTCAAACTTCTGGGTTCTATAGTTCTCGTTGAATTCTTCTCTCTAAGAACGATTCATGATAGAATCCAAAGCGTAAATAACTAATTGCCTTCAGCTATTTCACTCGCAAAAGCTCTGTGGCATTATCCTCAACAAATTCCACTAAAAAAGACCTTGACAAATTGATGATAGCGGTTTGATGAGATATGACAGTTTGAATGGTAGATAGAAGAGTCAAGAATAAAAATGCTACTTTTTTGTTTTTCACTTTTCCTCCTCTATCCTCACAGTTGATATCGATAAATATGTCAAGCAATGGAACAGAATAAACGAATGATTTAATGCTACTTTTTTTTCCTTCAAGCTTAATTTCATTCTGCAATGTTTTCACAGCAACACACTAAAATGAATGGTTTTGGCATACTGGAAAGTGCAACAGTGTAAGACAACACAGTTCACTACTACAGTTgtgttttgaatataattataaCCAACTACCATCTATATCAAGTTAATTCAACCCCAAACTGGATGCTACTATTACATCTATTCAGAAGTGGGGGGTACTATAGGAAAATTTATTTGGTACAACCGTCGTATGTACAATGGATAGATTTTAAACATTGATTATGGTGAAACTCACATAGGATCCACCATGATTAATGGTTATAATACAACGGTTGTATTCTAAAATTTCTCGTAGTACAGTGTAGATAGAAATGAGCCAGAGACTAGCCTGACTTGCCTTCATTTGGCTTTGGAATTCTTTTGTACTCGTAGTTGTTTATGTCCATTTTCTTTTGCAAAGCCTGTTATCACACATAAATGCAAATTAGTTATAATGCCCTCGAGAGTACTAATTTTGGGGTATGCTATATCTAAACACAGTACCTTTAACTCCTCTTCCAGTGTAGTCTTTTTAGGATTGTATGCTTCTACAGGCCCTGTTCTAGATAATGCATTTCTTGTCTCAATAATCTCCCATTCTTGATCATCCTTCACCTTTGCAATATCCTTGCTGAACTACAAAACCCAACCTCATTTCAGAAgaggagaaaaagaaaatgaaaataagatGATGCAATGACTATGATGAAGCTTTTGTATGTTGTGATGTAGCTTTTGCTGTTTTGTGGCAACAGGAAAATTCTTACCGTCGCATTCATTTACCAATCCAGGTCCCAAATTGATAAACCATCAGCAAACATATATTTCTCAAATCTTTTCTAAAACAAATTCAGTATTTGAAAAAGATGCCTCATAgaaactaattaaaaaaatattaaattattattagaaaatttatttttttaaacatattaattaaaaaataatcaactcaactcaactcaactaagcctttatatcaaagatttggggtcggctatatggattcgctttatccactctaaacgattttgggttaaatcctcagaaatgtgtaattcttctaggtcatgttgtactactctcctccaagtcaatttagatctacccctttttttctttctatcctctaacctaatgtgctgtacttgtctaactgaagcctccgtatgtctacgcttcacatgaccaaactatcTCAATctacttctctcaacttatcttcaattgacaccactcctaccttttctctcatactctcattacggactttatctagcctagtatggccactcatccaccttaacattctcatctctgcaactcttatcttagacgcatacgactctttcattgtccaacactcactaccatataacatagctggtcgtatggctgtacgttaaaattttcctttcaacttattgggaattttacgatcacataaaactcccgtggcacgtctccacttcaatcacccggctttaatcctatgactaacatcctcctcacatcccccatctacttgaaagactgagcctaaatatttaaagtgattactttgggacagtaccactccattcagaAAAATAATTTATGGTGGTATCATATgattcaaaattgtaatttttttgataaaaaaagcACTAACCTGCCTTGCAACAAATGACCAAGGCCTACTGCCCCAAAGACAGTGAGTGAAATCATGGGAAGCCCATATCTGACAAATGGATGCTTCCTTCCCCATCTTTTGAATGACGAAGCTGAACTTTGAATCTTAGCAGTGGCAGTAGAAACCTTATTTTTCGGAGGCTGATCCATTTCTGTTTCAATAGTTGTCATCTTCCTAAACCATGAGAAGGCTGTCAGTGCAGTATAACAACTCTTGTAATGCCATTCAAGCTAAACTGCAATGAATAGTATCTATTTTCCCCTATAAATGCAGTAAAGACATCCCATGCGGCTCACAACAAAAAAAAAGGGGGGCAAGCATTTATACATCTTAAAATGTCAACAATATTCAATCAAAAACACATTCAGGTTGTTGCAAAAGATCCCAGTAAAAGAGCAATTTAATTATGGGAAAATAAAAAACTATAAACATCTTCGTTGAATTAGCAAAAATAGAGCCCTAGGCCAAATACATCTCTCCCTTCAACTAAACTTGAAGGCAAATAAAATGCACAAATCTCAAGGTCTGACTAAAGAAAAAAAACTCAAGATTACACTTTTGATGAGAAAATTAATGAATTCCCATTACAGCATCAACATTTCATTATTGAAAAATGATTGAATGACCAACCGAATAAAATACACAATATCCATTCATTTTAAGGTAATTCATTCAATACTGAATCATACAATCATACAAATGATTTCCCAGGCTGTATTCTACTGCTTTTATTCTTCACAACACAAATGTGTTGGCAATTCCACCAAAGATGGAAAGTAAACATCATAGTGAAGGCACAGGCCAGTCCACAAGATCTATTCCTGATTATAGATAAATTTTGCAAGATTATAAAGGCTGGAATTCAAATCTACACATGGGCAATACTTAAGCTAAAAGCTATTAAACTATAGGCTGACAAagttccttaaaaaaaaaaaaaaaaaaaaaaaagtcactcAAATTGCTCAAGACAAGGACTTCTTTCAATTAAAATCAACCAATAAACTAATGGTACCTGGAAAACAAGGGTAGCCAAACCCGAATCCAATTATATATGTGATACCCGAATCCATCCTAAGCACGATTAGAATTTAGTAACCGTCCCAAACCCATTTACTACCATCCGCATATTACCAGAACCTGCCCAAACCCAATTGTTTTTTTGCATTTTTTACAGGAAATTTAATCATAAGGGATTTGGGGTAAAATATCTGAACCCGTATCCAAAATATTAAAAGAatcatgacaaaataaaattctagattttaaaataattaaaaaaataatactacaatttcatttcacacattaatttcataaaaaaaattataaataaagttaACATATAAAATATAGCCAAgccaatgtttttttttttctgtttcctCCTTTCCCATTGATAACAGCATGCTTAGGTCCTCCCCATCACAGAGAAGTAATCAAGTAAATACACTGGTCTATATGAtcttcaaaaaaaagaaaaaaagcctTCATTCAGCTCGAAAATGCCAATTCAACAAACAAAATTAAGTTCCAATACCAAATCGCGAtgcataaattgaatttaaaGGAAAAATTGCATTGCCAACGTGACAGCTAAAAGAACATGCTTATGAGTTGTGGCACAAATCTTAAACCGCCAATGGAAGTTTCTAAGGAATTAAAACCAAAACCCTAATCAACGGAACAGTAAATGTAACCGCAGATACTCTGTACTATTAAACCAAAAATTCAAAACCCACGGTACAGCGCTTCACatggaaacaaaaaaaaaaaaaaaaaaaacagagatcTGTCAACCGTGGAATGAACCCTTGGTTTAGGAAAAGATGGAAGAGAAGACGCAAAGGTATGTTAACTGAAAAGTGAAAATTCAAGTACTCACCTGCGAAAAGCACCGACGAATTGCTTCAGTGATGCGGCTTCGAAGACAGTGACAGCGAGGGAATGGGAAGAAAGAGGTAAGAGGGAGCTGGGGCTTTGGGGAAGGGGGAGGCGGCGGCGTGACTCAATGGCCTAATGATATAGAGGAGCTGCTGAGTATTTTTCTTTATGCGCCTCATTTTACtctcaccatttaatttttttacataATTGCCTTTTCTATGGGATAGAGCATATGAAATTTCTACCAAGATCCGAACActctattagatttttttttttattctctttatttttaaattttataatacttttatttaatttaaaatatatttattttcaataattaattaaatttaataatttataaataattaattaaatttaataatttataatctcataataaaaaataaccttattttttttctattccaTTATTTCCTATttgtcattatatatatataatgataagAAGTTTTattataaaaacttaaaattaattttatttaatgatGTAGTTAAgggtttttatttaataatacagtaaaagtttttttttttaaagaaatttgtGTTCTTATAGGAATTTTTTAGCAATTTTTtctaaatgatttaatttttaaaatttttttaggaaatacgaataatatatttttttttataaataataggaTTGTTAATGGCTAAGAATAATAGTAAAATTCTTtcactaattaaaatttaataatttataataatatatcttttaataaatgaaaattataaTTAGGATATGTCATTTTTACAAATTGTGGTAAGATATAAGaacttttttaatattatatataatttaagttttatttaaattaaga includes:
- the LOC110657460 gene encoding E3 ubiquitin-protein ligase WAV3 produces the protein MGSKWRKAKLALGLNLCAYAPRTLEDLPPPASERLSDAALLSPANWDSRPMTPTPSSHGLRLSKSGSKSSKQTCSICLTMMKQGGGHAIFTAECSHSFHFHCIASNVKHGNQICPVCRAKWKEIPLQAPSLDPLPARASINALGWPQNDALMTVVRRLPPRRDLNRRHIVPLLQAPEPSVFDDDESLDLQPVFADRSSGNNKNAADHNSARTIEIKKYPEVSAASRSKSYDNFTVLVNLKAAATIIRQDPRRNQASLPQISQAPRAPVDLVTVLDISGSMAGTKLALLKRAMGFVIQNLGSNDRLSVIAFSSTARRLFPLRRMSDTGRQHALQAVNSLVANGGTNIAEGLRKGAKVMEDRREKNPVASIILLSDGQDTYTVSGSGGNQPQPNYSLLLPLSIHGSETAGFQIPVHTFGFGADHDASSMHSISEISGGTFSFIETEAVIQDAFAQCIGGLLSVVVQELQVAVECVHPSIHLVSLKAGSYPSRVMADARTGFIDVGDLYADEERDFLVSVNVPAVSSGNQTPLIKVRCVYKDPLTKEIKTLETEELRLERPETSEEGALSIEVDRQRNRLQAAEAMSQAKTAAEQGDLAGAVSILEKFRRVLSETISAKSHDRLCIALDAELKEMQERMASRHVYEASGRAYILSGLSSHSWQRATARGDSTDGSSLVQAYQTPSMTEMLTRSQAMLLGSPSAQRLVQPYWSFGSQPNPRIMLFLAMLNQELLLFLLLSLMPVHISCICIDSSMCVTFDHLVLHLNKKMDCTSPFLCMKVGKEIKERG
- the LOC110657461 gene encoding uncharacterized protein LOC110657461 isoform X1, whose product is MTTIETEMDQPPKNKVSTATAKIQSSASSFKRWGRKHPFVRYGLPMISLTVFGAVGLGHLLQGSKDIAKVKDDQEWEIIETRNALSRTGPVEAYNPKKTTLEEELKALQKKMDINNYEYKRIPKPNEGKSG
- the LOC110657461 gene encoding uncharacterized protein LOC110657461 isoform X2; translated protein: MGKEASICQIWASHDFTHCLWGSRPWSFVARQFSKDIAKVKDDQEWEIIETRNALSRTGPVEAYNPKKTTLEEELKALQKKMDINNYEYKRIPKPNEGKSG